A single Phragmites australis chromosome 4, lpPhrAust1.1, whole genome shotgun sequence DNA region contains:
- the LOC133915125 gene encoding uncharacterized protein At5g02240-like, whose product MADSAAPRPTVLVTGAGGRTGQIVYNKLKERSEQFVARGLVRTEESKQKIGGGDDVYIADIRDADRLAPAVQGADALIILTSAVPKMKPGFDPSKGGRPEFYYDGMYPEQVDWIGQKNQIDAAKAAGAKHIVLVGSMGGTNPNHPLNSLGNGNILVWKRKAEQYLADSGVPYTIIRPGGLQDKDGGVRELIVGKDDELLQTDTKSIPRADVAEVCVQALQYEEIKFKAFDLASKPEGVGTPTKDFKALFSQVTARF is encoded by the exons ATGGCGGATTCGGCCGCGCCCCGTCCCACCGTCCTCGtcaccggcgccggcggccgcaCAG GCCAAATTGTCTACAACAAGCTAAAAGAGAGATCTGAACAGTTTGTCGCAAGAGGTTTAGTGAGGACAGAGGAGAGCAAGCAGAAGATTGGGGGAGGAGATGATGTTTACATTGCCGACATAAGGGATGCAGATCGTCTAGCACCTGCTGTTCAAGGCGCCGATGCGCTCATAATCCTCACAAGTGCTGTCCCGAAGATGAAACCGGGTTTCGACCCTAGCAAAGGGGGGAGACCTGAGTTCTACTATGATGGAATGTACCCTGAGCAG GTGGATTGGATTGGCCAAAAGAATCAGATTGATGCTG CCAAAGCTGCTGGAGCGAAGCATATAGTGTTGGTGGGATCCATGGGAGGAACAAATCCTAACCATCCACTGAACAGCCTTGGTAACGGCAATATACTG GTGTGGAAGCGCAAGGCAGAACAGTATTTGGCAGACAGTGGAGTCCCTTATACAATTATAAG GCCCGGAGGTCTGCAAGACAAAgatgggggagtgagggagttAATTGTTGGGAAAGATGATGAACTTCTCCAGACCGACACAAAGTCAATTCCAAGAGCTGATGTGGCTGAAGTTTGTGTTCAG GCTCTGCAGTATGAAGAGATAAAGTTCAAGGCATTTGATTTGGCTTCGAAGCCTGAAGGTGTGGGCACGCCAACGAAAGATTTTAAGGCATTGTTCTCCCAGGTTACTGCTCGGTTTTGA
- the LOC133915123 gene encoding cyclin-dependent protein kinase inhibitor SMR4-like codes for MEAERGEEMMMAAAEEGWQTPRREDCRIPVVPPCPAAPPRKKAVALSEFAGSKRREPPKGGYFQPPDLESLFVLAPPRRQASGCARVKLHAGAGPVDGAVHEPAIAR; via the coding sequence ATGGAAGCGGAGCGCGGCGAGGAGATGATGATGGCGGCGGCCGAGGAGGGGTGGCAGACGCCGAGGCGGGAGGATTGCCGCATCCCGGTGGTGCCGCCGTGCCCGGCAGCGCCGCCGAGGAAGAAGGCGGTTGCGCTGTCGGAGTTCGCGGGCAGCAAGCGTCGGGAGCCGCCCAAGGGCGGCTACTTCCAGCCGCCGGACCTCGAGTCACTGTTCGTGCTGGCGCCGCCGCGGAGGCAGGCCTCCGGCTGCGCCCGAGTTAAGCTACACGCCGGCGCTGGTCCGGTGGACGGTGCAGTTCATGAACCGGCGATAGCTAGATAG
- the LOC133915126 gene encoding uncharacterized protein LOC133915126, which translates to MSGAGGTADFFYREAQRLGYVARSAFKLIQIQKQHRLIAPGAAVLDLGCAPGAWLQVACQNLGPLEKGGIVVGVDVKKVKVPSAHCDSRVRTFCADVMTLMKRQARAMSPQERGFSVILSDMCPAVSGITTKDAAISCELGMRALSLALGKIKVKESDYSATIEKFQSSTEPDPDEDGVLRRGGSLVIKFLENEDVPGFGKFCKEKFKKVSLLRPKATRSSSREIYMVCEGLR; encoded by the exons ATGAGCGGCGCGGGGGGCACCGCCGACTTCTTCTACCGCGAGGCGCAGCGCCTCGGCTACGTCGCCCGCTCCGCATTCAAG CTGATCCAGATACAGAAGCAGCACAGGCTCATCGCCCCGGGCGCTGCCGTCCTCGACCTCGGCTGCGCCCCCGGCGCGTGGCTCCAG GTGGCATGTCAGAACCTGGGTCCGCTCGAGAAGGGCGGCATTGTCGTCGGTGTTGATGTTAAG AAGGTGAAGGTCCCCTCTGCACACTGCGATTCACGGGTCAGGACCTTCTGTGCAGATGTCATGACTCTGATGAAGCGGCAGGCTCGGGCGATGTCGCCACAG GAACGAGGATTCTCTGTGATATTGTCCGACATGTGTCCAGCAGTTTCAGGTATCACAACCAAAGATGCAGCTATATCTTGTGAGTTGGGCATGCGTGCTCTCTCTTTGGCATTAGGAAAGATAAAAGTAAAAGAATCAGATTACAGTGCAACTATAGAGAAGTTTCAGAGCTCCACTGAGCCTGATCCTGACGAGGATGGTGTTCTTCGCCGTGGAGGCAGCCTAGTAATTAAGTTTCTTGAAAACGAGGATGTACCAG GGTTTGGCAAATTTTGCAAAGAGAAGTTCAAGAAAGTATCATTGTTGAGACCCAAAGCGACTCGATCTAGCTCGAGGGAGATATACATGGTCTGCGAAGGTTTGCGGTAG
- the LOC133915124 gene encoding scarecrow-like protein 9 translates to MVMDPGSRDNLDFGDRLSTPNPSIPHMISFSLQQQSQVQIFPSYGSHNHDPPVSSHPSPPQVMPGHTTPSPASTTSTELDNPEDLSEAVADDAVLAYINQFLLEDEDDESYPVTSAPVEGSALLAVEKPFVDILTAAKPTQEGKSWTADGCDITGSGGFYDVVTSDQNSCQLPSEMVKEDAVCAVRKGRKNPHDDGLKLEERRSKQSALCDEDTVRQMFDDVLLCTDKNCEFRSPLPPEAQISVGYVKGSGNKRGRRKGRSGAHPEEEAVDLTTLLIHCAQAVAIDDHRSSNELLKQIRKHSSATGDAGQRLAHCFADGLEARLAGNGSSIYRSLAAKRTSTSDILKSFGLYVKACPFKKISHFFSNTTILNASKSAARLHIIDYGIQYGFQWPVLMQRLSKRCGGSPSLRITGIDFPQPGFRPAERIEATGRRLHEYARMFNVPFEYHAIAAKWDTIQAEDLKIKSDELLVVNCLYRMRNMMDETVMDDSPRTRVLNTIRKMNPHLFVHGVVNGLYSAPFFVTRFKEALFFFSSLFDMLEANAMRVDEHRLLIERDLFGREALNVIACEGTERIERPESYKQWQVRNLRAGFRQLPLNEEIMKRARYKVNKSYHRDFLVDEDNKWMLQGWKGRVIFAVSAWTS, encoded by the coding sequence ATGGTAATGGACCCTGGTTCTCGCGATAATCTTGACTTTGGTGATCGATTGTCCACTCCCAATCCATCCatccctcacatgattagtttcTCCCTTCAACAACAATCACAAGTCCAAATTTTTCCTTCATATGGATCCCACAACCACGACCCTCCTGTCAGTTCCCATCCATCTCCACCCCAGGTCATGCCTGGCCACACCACGCCGAGCCCCGCATCAACAACCTCGACCGAGCTGGACAACCCCGAGGATTTGTCCGAGGCTGTCGCCGATGATGCGGTCCTTGCATACATCAACCAGTTCCTTCTtgaagatgaggatgatgagTCTTATCCTGTTACCAGTGCACCTGTGGAGGGTTCAGCACTCCTCGCTGTGGAGAAGCCCTTCGTTGACATCCTTACGGCTGCTAAGCCCACGCAGGAAGGGAAATCTTGGACAGCTGATGGTTGTGATATCACAGGAAGCGGAGGATTTTATGATGTGGTCACGAGTGATCAGAACTCTTGTCAATTACCTAGTGAAATGGTGAAGGAGGATGCAGTTTGTGCCGTTCGTAAAGGTCGGAAGAACCCACATGACGATGGCTTGAAGTTggaagagaggaggagcaaACAATCTGCGTTGTGCGACGAGGATACCGTCCGACAGATGTTTGATGATGTACTCTTGTGTACTGATAAGAACTGTGAGTTCCGGTCACCATTGCCACCTGAAGCACAAATTAGCGTCGGATATGTGAAAGGATCGGGAAATAAAAGAGGACGAAGGAAGGGAAGATCTGGTGCTCatccggaggaggaggcagtggaTCTCACAACCTTACTTATACATTGTGCTCAGGCCGTAGCTATTGATGATCACCGGAGCTCAAATGAGTTGCTGAAACAGATCAGGAAGCATTCTTCTGCTACCGGAGATGCTGGCCAGAGGCTGGCACATTGCTTTGCTGATGGGCTCGAGGCTCGCCTAGCCGGCAATGGTAGCAGTATTTACCGTTCACTTGCTGCGAAGAGAACTTCTACTAGTGATATACTGAAATCATTCGGTTTGTATGTTAAAGCGTGCCCATTCAAGAAAATATCACACTTCTTCTCAAACACAACCATCTTGAATGCTTCTAAGAGTGCGGCAAGGTTGCACATTATTGACTACGGGATACAATATGGTTTCCAATGGCCAGTCCTCATGCAGCGGCTCTCAAAGAGATGTGGTGGCTCCCCAAGCCTTCGAATCACTGGTATCGACTTTCCCCAGCCAGGATTCCGCCCTGCAGAGCGTATAGAGGCGACAGGGCGGCGGTTACATGAGTATGCCCGTATGTTCAATGTTCCCTTTGAATATCACGCCATTGCCGCCAAGTGGGATACCATCCAAGCTGAAGATCTCAAGATAAAGAGCGATGAACTTCTTGTTGTCAACTGCCTTTACCGAATGAGGAACATGATGGATGAGACGGTGATGGATGACAGCCCGAGAACGAGGGTTTTGAACACAATCAGAAAGATGAATCCACATTTGTTTGTCCATGGGGTTGTCAATGGACTTTACAGCGCACCGTTCTTTGTGACACGCTTCAAGGAggctttgttttttttctcttcactCTTTGATATGCTTGAAGCGAACGCCATGCGGGTGGACGAACATCGGCTGCTGATAGAAAGAGACTTGTTTGGACGGGAAGCTCTTAATGTGATTGCCTGTGAGGGCACAGAGAGGATTGAAAGGCCGGAGAGCTACAAACAATGGCAGGTGAGGAACCTCAGGGCAGGCTTCAGGCAGCTACCTCTGAATGAAGAGATAATGAAGAGAGCAAGATACAAGGTGAACAAGAGCTATCATAGGGATTTCCTCGTGGATGAAGATAACAAGTGGATGCTACAAGGTTGGAAGGGCCGTGTCATCTTTGCTGTTTCGGCATGGACTAGCTAG